From Solea senegalensis isolate Sse05_10M linkage group LG19, IFAPA_SoseM_1, whole genome shotgun sequence, the proteins below share one genomic window:
- the hsd17b1 gene encoding estradiol 17-beta-dehydrogenase 1, which translates to MGEPRSMDKKVVLITGCSSGIGLSLAVRLASDPDKKFKVYATMRNLGKKERLLESVKGLHKDTLDIVQMDVTDQQSILDARDRVVEKRVDILVCNAGVGLMGPLELQSLDSMRQILEVNLLGTIQTIQAFLPEMKAQGQGHILVTGSTGGLHGLPFNVVYCASKFAIEGACESLAVLLQHFNIHVSLIECGPVNTDFLVNLQRAELGDASLQQVDTHTVSLYEKYLQHCGSVFQNAAQDTEDIVKVFLEAIQSPSPAFRYFTSGVVTPLTQLKIAEPDGSQCIRAMSKLIFTAEEN; encoded by the exons ATGGGTGAGCCGAGGTCCATGGACAAGAAGGTGGTCCTGATCACGGGCTGCTCCTCGGGGATCGGCCTCAGCCTGGCTGTCCGGCTGGCATCTGACCCCGACAAAAAGTTCAAAG TCTACGCTACGATGAGGAACTTGGGCAAGAAGGAGCGTCTTTTAGAGAGCGTGAAAGGCCTGCACAAGGACACTTTGGACATCGTCCAAATGGACGTGACCGACCAACAGTCCATTCTAGATGCGAGGGACAGGGTGGTGGAGAAGCGAGTGGACATTCTGG TGTGTAATGCTGGCGTGGGCCTGATGGGGCCACTGGAGCTGCAGTCCCTGGATTCAATGAGGCAGATTCTGGAGGTCAACCTCTTAGGCACCATCCAGACCATCCAGGCCTTCCTACCCGAGATGAAGGCTCAGGGCCAAGGCCATATTCTCGTCACCGGCAGCACTGGAGGGCTTCACG GTCTCCCCTTTAATGTGGTGTACTGTGCCAGTAAATTTGCAATAGAGGGAGCGTGTGAGAGTTTGGCTGTTCTCCTGCAACACTTCAACATCCA TGTGAGTCTCATCGAGTGCGGCCCAGTCAACACTGACTTCCTGGTCAACCTGCAGAGGGCGGAGCTTGGTGATGCATCTCTCCAGCAGGTGGATACCCACACCGTCAGCTTGTATGAAAAATACCTGCAGCACTGTGGCTCTGTTTTCCAAAACGCAGCACAGGACACTGAGGACATTGTAAAG GTTTTCCTAGAAGCCATCCAGTCCCCCAGTCCTGCATTCAGATACTTCACCAGCGGCGTGGTTACGCCTCTTACTCAGCTGAAGATCGCAGAGCCGGACGGCTCGCAGTGCATCCGTGCTATGAGCAAACTCATTTTCACAGCCGAGGAAAACTAA